DNA from Ignavibacteriales bacterium:
GTTTTGTTTAAAACTGGATTACTCGCATCAAGTATATTGAGTTGTTTTGTTTTTCTTTATTAAGTAATTCCAATTATAGCAATCTTATCCGGATTAGTTACAGGACGACGAGCGGGTCTGGATGTATATTTAGCATCAATATATTTATTGCGGATCAATTTTTGAACACAAACAAACAATTAAAACTAATACAGTTTGGAATTGATAATGCAAATGAAAGCATTTGTTTTGTACATTCTGAAACAGGTATAATAATAAATGCCAACATCAATACTTATAAGTCACTTGGTTTTCAAAGAGAAGAAATCATTGGTCGTCAGTTTTGGTTTTTCGATATTAATTTTCTTCCTGACTATTGGCCTTTATTTGTTGAAAAGCTAAGAGCTGGTGAAAAAGTAAAATTTGAATCTTTACTTTGCAGAAAAGATGAAGTTTTAATTCCTGTAGAGATTAACGCATCATATTTTGAATTTGAAAGTGTTGGCTATATAGTAGCAATTATCAACGATATAACTGACAGAAAGAAAGTCGAAGAGACGTTGCGTGAAAACGAAGAAAAATATCGATTGATATTTGAGTATTCTCCCTTGGGACTTTTATCCTTTGATGAAAGAGGGATAATTGTTGCCTGCAATGATAAGATCGTTGAAATAATAGGATCTTCGCGTGAAGCATTAGTTGGACTAAACATGCTCAACCTTCCAGATAAAAAACTGGTTTCGTGCGTTCAAAAAGCTCTGAGCGGAAGTATAGGAGAGTATGAAGATATATATCATTCCATAACCGCAAAAAAAAGTTCCCCGGTAAGAGCCATTTTTACACCTATAGTAGTTGGAAGTGGACACATTAGCGGCGGCGTAGGAATTATAGAAGACATCACAGAACGCAAGCTGGCAGAGGAGGTTATATATAAAAGTAATAAAAAATTGGAAGCAATAATATCTGCCTCACCCGACGGGATAGGAATGCTTTCGTTAGATGGCAAGATTCAATTTATGAGCGATAAATTATTAAAAATGTACGGCTTTACTGTAGAAGAACGATATGATGTAATTGGAAGATCCGCATTTGATTTTATCGATCCCTCATATCAAAAATTATTGAATGATAATATGCGTAAGCTGTTGATGGGAGAAAGTGATCATAAAGTTAAAGACTATCTAGGAATAAGGAAGGATAACAGCCGGTTTTATTTCGAAATAAATTATAACATTCTGTATGATTCTGGAGAAAAGCCTGTTAGTATTCTTTTTATAGAGCGCGATGTAACAGATAGAAGAAAAACTGATGAGGAATTAATACAAGCAAAAAGAGCTACTGATTTGATACTTGAAACTTCTCTTATTCCAATAGCAGTATCCAATCCCAGTACTGGTGTGTTACTAAGAACCAATCAGGCAATGGCTGATTTCCACCGAACATCCTTGGACCATATTTATGAGCATAAAATAACAGATATTTTTGTCGATGTAAAAAAACAAATGCCACTTATATTTAAAGAAATCAGAGACAAAGGAAATCTAACCGGCTATGAATTGAAATTACGCAGGGTAGGTAACGGTGAAGAAACCTGGGCACTTCTTTCAATTCATCCTGTCGAATACCTTGGTGTTCAAGCTTTTATAGCATCTATTATTGATATAAGTGAAGTGAAAAGGATACAGGGTGAATTAGCTCTTGCAAAAGAAAATGCCGAAGCTGCAACAGTTGCAAAAAGTCAGTTTCTTGCAACTATGTCACATGAAATCAGAACACCGATGAATGCAATTATCGGACTTTTACACCTGGCTCTTAAAACTGATCTTAATAACAAACAGTTAGACTATTTATTAAAAATAGAAAAATCAGCGCATGCTCTTATGGGAATAATAAATGATATTCTTGATTTTTCAAAAATTGAAGCAGGAAGACTTAATATTGAACATACAGAATTAGATTTAGAAAATGTGCTAGACAATGTGTTCAATATCGTATCTCAAAAAGTTCAAGAAAAAGGGTTGGAATTCAGTATACATATTTCTAACGATGTACCACTTAACTTGATAGGTGATCCGCTGCGCATTGGACAAATCATAACAAACTACTGCAGTAATGCTATTAAGTTTACCGAAACGGGTGAAATAGTTGTATCTGCAAATATTCATGAAAAACTTGATAACAAAGTTAAAATTAGATTTGCTGTTAGAGACACAGGTATTGGTTTAACTGAAGAACAGCAGAAGAAAATATTTCAGAAATTTTCTCAGGCAGATAGTTCTACTACAAGAAAATTTGGAGGTACCGGACTCGGTCTTGCAATCTCAAAATTATTAACAGAACTTATGGGTGGGGAAGCCTGGTTTGAAAGTGCAGTCGGCAAAGGAAGCACATTTTTCTTTACTGCAGTGATGGAAGTTCAAAACGTGCAGAAGCGTGATGAATTCAAAACCTCAATTGACCTTAGTGGATTAAACGTTCTTGTAGTTGATGATAATGAAACATCCCGAATAATATTGAAAGAAGCTTTGGAATCATTCTCCTTTAAAGCAACTCTTGCAAAATCAGGCGCTGAGGCAATTGGTTTAGTTGAAAATAACATGAAACATCCTTTCGATCTTGTATTAATGGATTGGAAAATGCCTGATATGGATGGACTTGAAACCGTTATAAAAATTCTACAAGAAAATAGAATTAATACACCCACAGTAATTATGGTTACCACTTTTGAAAAAGATCAAATTGCTGATAAAGCAAAAGAGATTGGAATAAAAAGTTTTTTGATTAAACCGGTTTCTCATTCCTTACTCTTTGATACTATTATGGAGGTATTAGGAAAAGAAGTAAGACCAAAACGAAATCGTACACAAAAAGGAATCAAGCACAAAGATGCCCTTGAAAAAATTAAAGGTGCAAAAATTCTTTTGACTGAAGATAATGAAATTAATCAGCAGGTTGCATCAGAACTTTTTGAACAATCCGAATTCGTTGTAGAAATTGCCAGCGATGGAAAAGAATGCCTTGATAAAGTTTTACTTTCGGGCATTCCTTCCTGTTATGATATCATTTTAATGGACTTGCAGATGCCAATTATGGATGGATATACTGCTACAATAGAAATACGCAAACATTCGGAATACAATGATCTGCCTATTGTAGCAATGACAGCAGATGCTATGGTTGGCATTAAAGAAAAATGTATAAGTGTTGGAATGATGGATTTTATTACCAAGCCGATTGATCCGGATGAAGTTTTTGCCACGCTGATTAAATGGATTAAACCGCGTAAAAGAAAACAAGTGGGCATTCCAAAACCAAAAGTGGCTAATTCTGATGATCCGCTTCCGGTATTCAAGCATATTGATATTAACGATGGTCTAAGCCGTTTGGGAGGCAATAAAAAACTTTATATGAGCCTTTTGGAAAAATTCCATGACAGAAATATCAGTATGATAGAACAGATTAAAACGGCAATTTATAACAAGGATAAGGAGTTGGCAGTAAGACTTGTGCATACTTTAAAAGGTGTTGCCGGAAATCTTGGTGCTAAGGAAATAAATATTACGGCTGAAAAAGTTGAAGCTAAGCTGAAGAAAATGGAGAAGGAATCCGTAGAAGATGAATTTGCTGAATTTGAAATAAAATTTAATCTGGCACTTTCAGAAATTTCTTTTTGGAAAAATACCAGAATGGACACGGTAAAGGAAGATGATTCCAAAGAGTTTGATAAGCAAAAATTTAATGAACTGTTCGGTGAACTTAAAAATTTATTGGAAAATAATGATTTTGATTCGTGCAAGAAGATAGATGAAATTTTGGAATTGTCTGGAATTGGTATTTATGTAAGCGCACTAAAAGAAATCGAAAATGCTATTAAGATTTATGACTTTAACGAAGCAATTAAAAAACTAAAAGAGTTTTGTTTTAAATAATCAATTTGTTTTACAAAATATTAATTAGAGGTTAATTATGAGTATTTCATTTAAAGACAAAACAGTGCTTATTGTTGATGATGCACCGGAAAATATTACAATCTTAGGAAAATTATTATCTGAGTTTAATATCAAAGTTGCTACTGATGGTGAGAAGGCATTAGAAATCATTTCTACTAGTCCTAAAATTGATTTAATCCTTCTTGATGTTATTATGCCAGGCATTAATGGTTTTGATGTTGTAACTAAATTAAAAGAAAATCCTCTTACTGAACATATACCAGTTATCTTTGTAACCGGTGAAAAAGATGTTAATAGTTTTATTAAAGGATTTGAACTTGGAGCGGAAGATTATATCCAGAAACCGTACGATCCTAAAGTTGTACTTTTCACTGTAAAATCTAAATTAGGTTTGCTGGATACTTAAAGCAACAATAGCAATATTTTGATCCGAACAAAATTTAGATTTTTATATTTCATTCCGATATTTGATTTTATAATTGGATGGAGTTATTGATGAACAGGGATGCAATAATTACTTTTATTCTACTTAAACCCATCCTAATAGTTTAGTAAAACTTCAAGGGGATATAAATTCACCCGAAAGATGTAGTTCCTTTTTCATCCTTTAGAACGATTCATTTTATCTATAGTAATTGTATATTATTGTTGAAATGTGTAAATAACCGTTTGACAACGCTACCGGTTTATTTTTCACTACTGTGGTTGGTTATAATATTGCGTTGGCAATGGGATTAAAATTACATATCTACCTTAACAAAATATTACTTCAATTGTTTATTAGGCAGTTACAATTCATATTATAATTGAATTGTTCCGTTTTTCATAATGCTCTAAGTATTTAAGTCATAGATTGGTCGGATATAACTGAGCAATGTATTGTTCATTCCGATGCTGGTGTTATTTGTTCGAAATAT
Protein-coding regions in this window:
- a CDS encoding response regulator, whose product is MSISFKDKTVLIVDDAPENITILGKLLSEFNIKVATDGEKALEIISTSPKIDLILLDVIMPGINGFDVVTKLKENPLTEHIPVIFVTGEKDVNSFIKGFELGAEDYIQKPYDPKVVLFTVKSKLGLLDT
- a CDS encoding PAS domain S-box protein; protein product: MNTNKQLKLIQFGIDNANESICFVHSETGIIINANINTYKSLGFQREEIIGRQFWFFDINFLPDYWPLFVEKLRAGEKVKFESLLCRKDEVLIPVEINASYFEFESVGYIVAIINDITDRKKVEETLRENEEKYRLIFEYSPLGLLSFDERGIIVACNDKIVEIIGSSREALVGLNMLNLPDKKLVSCVQKALSGSIGEYEDIYHSITAKKSSPVRAIFTPIVVGSGHISGGVGIIEDITERKLAEEVIYKSNKKLEAIISASPDGIGMLSLDGKIQFMSDKLLKMYGFTVEERYDVIGRSAFDFIDPSYQKLLNDNMRKLLMGESDHKVKDYLGIRKDNSRFYFEINYNILYDSGEKPVSILFIERDVTDRRKTDEELIQAKRATDLILETSLIPIAVSNPSTGVLLRTNQAMADFHRTSLDHIYEHKITDIFVDVKKQMPLIFKEIRDKGNLTGYELKLRRVGNGEETWALLSIHPVEYLGVQAFIASIIDISEVKRIQGELALAKENAEAATVAKSQFLATMSHEIRTPMNAIIGLLHLALKTDLNNKQLDYLLKIEKSAHALMGIINDILDFSKIEAGRLNIEHTELDLENVLDNVFNIVSQKVQEKGLEFSIHISNDVPLNLIGDPLRIGQIITNYCSNAIKFTETGEIVVSANIHEKLDNKVKIRFAVRDTGIGLTEEQQKKIFQKFSQADSSTTRKFGGTGLGLAISKLLTELMGGEAWFESAVGKGSTFFFTAVMEVQNVQKRDEFKTSIDLSGLNVLVVDDNETSRIILKEALESFSFKATLAKSGAEAIGLVENNMKHPFDLVLMDWKMPDMDGLETVIKILQENRINTPTVIMVTTFEKDQIADKAKEIGIKSFLIKPVSHSLLFDTIMEVLGKEVRPKRNRTQKGIKHKDALEKIKGAKILLTEDNEINQQVASELFEQSEFVVEIASDGKECLDKVLLSGIPSCYDIILMDLQMPIMDGYTATIEIRKHSEYNDLPIVAMTADAMVGIKEKCISVGMMDFITKPIDPDEVFATLIKWIKPRKRKQVGIPKPKVANSDDPLPVFKHIDINDGLSRLGGNKKLYMSLLEKFHDRNISMIEQIKTAIYNKDKELAVRLVHTLKGVAGNLGAKEINITAEKVEAKLKKMEKESVEDEFAEFEIKFNLALSEISFWKNTRMDTVKEDDSKEFDKQKFNELFGELKNLLENNDFDSCKKIDEILELSGIGIYVSALKEIENAIKIYDFNEAIKKLKEFCFK